One genomic region from Electrophorus electricus isolate fEleEle1 chromosome 23, fEleEle1.pri, whole genome shotgun sequence encodes:
- the gnai3 gene encoding guanine nucleotide-binding protein G(i) subunit alpha: protein MGCTLSAEDKAAVERSKMIDRNLREDGEKASREVKLLLLGAGESGKSTIVKQMKIIHEDGYSEEECKQYKVVVYSNTIQSIIAIIRAMGRLKIDFGDPSRADDARQLFVLAGTAEEGVMTPDLAGVIRRLWKDGGVQSCFTRSREYQLNDSAAYYLNDLERISQQGYMPTQQDVLRTRVKTTGIVETHFTFKELYFKMFDVGGQRSERKKWIHCFEGVTAIIFCVALSDYDLVLAEDEEMNRMHESMKLFDSICNNKWFTDTSIILFLNKKDLFEEKIKKSPLTICYPEYSGSNTYEEAAAYIQCQFEDLNRRKDTKEIYTHFTCATDTKNVQFVFDAVTDVIIKNNLIECGLY, encoded by the exons ATGGGCTGCACGCTAAGCGCAGAAGATAAGGCTGCGGTGGAGAGGAGCAAAATGATTGATCGGAATCTGcgggaagatggagagaaagcaTCCAGAGAAGTAAAACTACTGCTGCTTG gtgctggtgaatcaggaaaaaGCACAATAGTCAAGCAGATGAA aatcATCCATGAAGACGGCTACTCCGAGGAAGAGTGTAAGCAGTACAAGGTGGTGGTGTACAGTAACACCATCCAGTCTATCATTGCCATCATTAGAGCCATGGGTCGTTTAAAGATTGACTTTGGTGACCCCTCGAGGGCG GATGACGCGAGGCAGTTGTTTGTGCTAGCCGGGACAGCAGAGGAAGGGGTCATGACCCCCGACCTGGCTGGGGTCATCCGTAGACTGTGGAAGGATGGGGGTGTGCAGAGCTGCTTCACCCGGTCCAGGGAGTACCAACTCAATGACTCCGCTGCTTA TTATCTGAATGATCTGGAGAGGATATCCCAGCAAGGCTACATGCCCACGCAGCAAGATGTACTGAGGACTCGTGTGAAGACCACAGGCATTGTGGAGACCCACTTTACCTTCAAAGAGCTCTATTTCAA gaTGTTCGACGTGGGTGGCCAGCGGTCAGAGAGGAAGAAGTGGATCCACTGCTTTGAGGGCGTCACAGCCATCATCTTCTGTGTGGCCCTGAGTGACTACGACCTGGTGCtggctgaggatgaggagatG AACCGTATGCATGAGAGCATGAAGCTGTTTGACAGCATCTGCAATAACAAGTGGTTCACAGATACGTCAatcatcctcttcctcaatAAGAAGGACCTGTTTGaggagaaaattaaaaagagCCCTCTCACAATCTGCTACCCTGAATACTCTG GTTCCAACACGTACGAGGAGGCGGCAGCCTACATCCAGTGCCAGTTTGAGGACCTGAACAGGCGGAAGGACACTAAGGAAATCTACACCCACTTTACATGTGCCACGGACACCAAGAATGTGCAGTTTGTCTTTGATGCAGTCACTGATGTCATCATCAAGAATAACCTGATCGAGTGTGGACTCTACTAA
- the gpr61 gene encoding G-protein coupled receptor 61 yields MDLTVSLWNHSLTGHLQPNTPRANGSGVTPPSVRALYQTLALCAMVLMDVLAVVGNLAIMAAIARAPCLHKFVFVFHLCLVDLLAALVLMPLGMLTEQAFFSEAVCQAYLCLGMGLVSAAILTISAINVERYYYVVHPMRYEVKMTMGLVVSVLVGIWIKATLMSALPLLGWTLQKEEAQLSPALAQRYCSLRLMNHGPHLVFMILFTLIYFLCPVLIILVVYCNMFKVARVAAMQQGPVATCVETSQPRSESLSSHSSTAASLGGTRDTPQRNFSGGKAAVVLVAIGGQFLACWLPYFSFHLYAAIMSPSLASLAQVEGMVTWFGYFCFTSNPVFYGCLNRQIREELVRNLARVFKWGRPHEDNQLPSREASIEENFLQFLQSTGCSLRPRNSHSISVPQQEQDDAFPAHHRPPADFHIPGQIMEETSEYTDQQQQNELKIPDNCIKTTAELQG; encoded by the coding sequence ATGGATCTTACTGTCTCTTTGTGGAACCATTCCCTCACTGGCCACCTGCAGCCCAACACCCCTCGGGCCAATGGCTCAGGTGTGACACCGCCCAGTGTCAGGGCTCTCTACCAAACACTGGCCCTCTGCGCTATGGTGCTGATGGACGTCCTGGCTGTGGTGGGCAACCTGGCCATCATGGCGGCAATTGCACGGGCACCGTGCCTGCACAAGTTCGTCTTCGTCTTCCATTTGTGCCTGGTGGACCTGCTGGCCGCCCTGGTGCTGATGCCCCTTGGCATGCTGACGGAGCAGGCCTTTTTCAGCGAGGCTGTCTGCCAGGCCTACCTGTGCCTGGGCATGGGCCTCGTTAGCGCCGCCATCCTCACCATCTCTGCCATCAATGTGGAGCGCTATTACTACGTCGTGCACCCCATGCGCTACGAGGTTAAAATGACCATGGGACTGGTTGTTTCAGTTCTGGTGGGTATATGGATCAAAGCCACACTCATGTCCGCCCTCCCTCTGTTGGGATGGACACTGCAGAAGGAGGAGGCTCAGCTAAGCCCGGCACTGGCACAGAGATACTGCTCTTTGCGTCTGATGAATCATGGACCCCACTTGGTGTTCATGATTCTCTTCACACTCATCTACTTCCTGTGTCCTGTCCTTATCATCCTGGTGGTGTACTGCAACATGTTCAAGGTGGCCAGGGTGGCAGCCATGCAGCAGGGCCCTGTGGCCACATGTGTGGAGACCTCACAGCCACGCTCTGAGTCCCTGAGTAGTCACTCCAGCACGGCAGCCAGCCTTGGAGGGACGCGGGACACGCCTCAGAGGAATTTCAGTGGTGGCAAAGCTGCTGTTGTGCTGGTGGCCATCGGGGGTCAGTTCCTAGCCTGCTGGCTACCTTACTTCTCATTCCACCTCTATGCTGCCATCATGTCACCCTCTCTTGCTTCCCTGGCCCAAGTGGAAGGCATGGTCACCTGGTTTGGTTACTTCTGCTTCACGTCCAACCCTGTCTTCTATGGCTGCCTGAACCGGCAGATCCGGGAGGAACTGGTGCGGAACCTGGCCCGCGTCTTCAAGTGGGGGCGGCCGCACGAGGACAACCAGCTGCCCAGCAGGGAGGCCTCCATCGAGGAGAACTTCCTGCAGTTCCTTCAGAGCACCGGATGCAGCCTGCGGCCAAGGAACTCCCACAGCATCTCTGTCCCTCAGCAGGAGCAGGATGATGCCTTCCCAGCTCACCACAGGCCCCCTGCGGATTTCCACATCCCTGGACAGATCATGGAGGAGACTTCAGAGTACACTgatcagcagcagcagaatgAGCTCAAAATACCAGACAACTGTATCAAAACAACAGCTGAGCTGCAGGGGTAA